A genomic window from Bos javanicus breed banteng chromosome 13, ARS-OSU_banteng_1.0, whole genome shotgun sequence includes:
- the LOC133258795 gene encoding trophoblast Kunitz domain protein 1-like translates to MSRLCLSAALLFLLVILVDSTPVYEHHTQDQGLETSHRRGPEKRSIIDVISHVIDDVVKGTKIFHGLKGLADIISDGIQGQVMISGTQLENHTVEEFLTQTLKHASKPEFCMEPELKGPCKDQMTRYFYNAKTRYCEPFVYGGCEGNKNNFQMLSDCIVTCCPVPVTMW, encoded by the exons ATGAGCCGGCTCTGCCTCTCCGcagcccttctcttcctcctggtTATCCTGGTGGACAGCACCCCGGTGTATGAACACCATACCCAGGACCAAG GTCTGGAGACAAGCCATAGAAGGGGACCTGAGAAGCGTTCAATAATAGATGTGATTTCACATGTCATCGATGATGTAGTTAAAG GTACCAAGATATTTCATGGACTGAAAGGACTGGCTGACATAATCAGTGATGGAATTCAAG GTCAGGTGATGATTTCCGGAACACAACTTGAGAACCATACGGTCGAGGAGTTCCTAACACAAACACTCAAACATG CTTCTAAGCCTGAATTCTGCATGGAGCCTGAATTAAAGGGTCCCTGCAAGGACCAAATGACCAGGTACTTCTACAATGCCAAGACTAGGTACTGCGAGCCATTTGTATATGGCGGCTGCGAAGGGAACAAgaacaacttccagatgttatcGGACTGCATAGTGACCTGCTGTCCAGTGCCTGTGACCATGTGGTAA